A single window of Leptolyngbya ohadii IS1 DNA harbors:
- a CDS encoding alpha-amylase, translating into MIPRLKSWLPWAGLRWAIVSSLCLVLTVSCHRPPFNPAAPTLSVSPQSHAVFVHLLEWRWDDIAQECESYLAPHGYGAVQISPAAEHVVLPQKGFPWWQRYQPVSYQLISRSGNGSQLARMIERCHKVGVKIYADAVINHMAADPSGIGSAGTQFDRYRYPGLYEPKDFHTCRKNINNYNDRQQVTNCELVGLPDLNTSDPAVQQQIANHLIDLVRLGVDGFRIDAAKHMAAQDIAAILKRVNQAVDPDPYVYQEVLDPGNEAIKKQEYYANGRVIEAEYGRTVSEKLMGIEGQSIAQLETLGESWGLAPSEKAVVFIDNHDKQRGHAGGGNYLTYKNNRLYDLANVFMLAYPYGTPQVMSSYAFSDPDQGPPADAQGNTTPVYQNGQVNCFGEWVCEHRHPAIAAMVDFRNQVGVDSPVVYWWSNGSDQIAFGRGSSGFVVINRGANSLTQTLQTDLPPGNYCNVLANGLALERGQDCPPEAIVTVNEQKQITVTVESLEAVAIHRQFQAGG; encoded by the coding sequence ATGATTCCCCGGTTGAAATCCTGGCTACCCTGGGCAGGGCTACGTTGGGCAATTGTTTCTAGCCTTTGCCTTGTTCTGACGGTCAGCTGTCATCGCCCTCCGTTTAATCCGGCTGCGCCAACCCTATCAGTTTCCCCTCAGTCCCATGCAGTCTTTGTCCATTTGCTGGAGTGGCGATGGGATGATATTGCCCAGGAGTGCGAGAGCTACCTTGCGCCCCACGGCTACGGAGCCGTTCAGATTTCCCCTGCTGCCGAACATGTCGTTTTACCCCAGAAGGGCTTCCCCTGGTGGCAGCGCTATCAGCCCGTGAGCTACCAGTTAATTAGCCGCAGCGGCAACGGATCGCAGCTTGCCCGGATGATCGAACGCTGTCACAAAGTGGGCGTCAAAATCTATGCGGATGCGGTGATTAACCACATGGCAGCCGATCCCAGCGGCATTGGCAGTGCAGGCACCCAGTTCGATCGCTATCGTTATCCTGGACTTTACGAGCCAAAGGATTTTCATACCTGCCGCAAGAACATCAACAACTATAACGATCGCCAGCAGGTGACAAACTGCGAACTGGTGGGACTGCCGGATTTGAATACCAGCGATCCCGCCGTCCAGCAGCAGATTGCCAATCACCTGATCGATCTGGTGCGGCTGGGGGTAGATGGCTTTCGGATTGATGCCGCCAAGCATATGGCTGCCCAGGACATTGCCGCCATTCTCAAGCGCGTCAACCAGGCTGTCGATCCCGATCCCTACGTTTATCAAGAGGTGCTTGATCCCGGCAATGAGGCGATCAAAAAGCAGGAATACTACGCTAACGGACGGGTGATTGAAGCAGAATATGGCAGGACGGTGAGCGAGAAATTGATGGGCATTGAGGGGCAATCGATCGCCCAACTGGAAACCCTGGGGGAAAGTTGGGGACTGGCACCGAGTGAAAAAGCCGTTGTGTTTATCGACAACCACGACAAACAGCGGGGTCATGCGGGCGGCGGCAACTATCTTACCTACAAGAACAACAGGCTCTACGACCTGGCAAATGTGTTTATGCTGGCTTATCCCTACGGTACGCCCCAGGTGATGTCTAGCTATGCCTTCTCAGACCCCGATCAAGGACCGCCTGCGGATGCCCAGGGCAACACTACGCCTGTCTATCAAAACGGTCAGGTCAATTGCTTTGGCGAATGGGTCTGTGAGCATCGGCACCCTGCGATCGCCGCGATGGTTGATTTCCGAAATCAGGTGGGTGTGGATAGTCCGGTCGTCTACTGGTGGAGCAATGGCAGCGATCAGATTGCCTTCGGACGGGGATCATCTGGCTTTGTCGTAATCAACCGGGGAGCAAACTCCCTCACCCAAACGCTGCAAACCGACCTGCCACCCGGAAACTATTGCAATGTGCTGGCGAATGGGCTGGCACTGGAACGAGGTCAGGATTGCCCCCCGGAGGCGATCGTCACCGTCAACGAGCAGAAACAGATTACCGTCACCGTTGAGAGTCTGGAAGCCGTTGCAATCCATAGGCAATTCCAGGCAGGTGGCTAA
- a CDS encoding methylenetetrahydrofolate reductase, translating to MIDSQLLSVSTSSVPAAPVSQFHAAIARGDFLITAEVMPPKGGDPSHMIEMANLLKGRVHAVNITDGSRAVMRMSSLAAAVLLSQQGVEPICQMACRDRNCIALQADLMGAQALGIRNVLALTGDPIKAGDHPDAKGVFELESVRLLKLIGKLNQGFDFNDKALPDGATTLLAGAAVDPQCGSWSGLQRRFERKLAAGAQFFQSQLISDFNRLSKFMDQVAVGCHTPVLAGIFLLKSAKNAQFINRNVPGVQIPQDIIDRLERASDPLREGMTIAAEQVQMARQICQGVHLMAVRREDLIPEILDMAGVEAIVR from the coding sequence ATGATTGATTCTCAACTGCTTAGCGTTTCTACGTCCTCTGTGCCTGCGGCTCCCGTTAGCCAGTTTCATGCGGCGATCGCACGGGGAGACTTTCTCATTACGGCAGAAGTCATGCCGCCCAAAGGAGGCGATCCCTCCCACATGATCGAGATGGCAAATCTGCTGAAGGGGCGGGTTCATGCAGTAAATATTACGGATGGTAGCCGGGCAGTGATGCGGATGTCTTCTCTGGCAGCAGCAGTGCTTTTGAGTCAGCAGGGGGTTGAACCCATTTGCCAGATGGCTTGCCGCGATCGAAACTGCATTGCGCTTCAGGCTGACCTGATGGGAGCACAGGCGCTTGGGATTCGCAACGTTCTGGCACTGACGGGCGACCCAATCAAAGCCGGAGATCATCCCGATGCTAAGGGCGTCTTTGAGCTGGAGTCGGTGCGGTTGCTGAAGCTGATTGGCAAACTCAACCAGGGATTTGACTTTAACGACAAAGCCCTTCCGGATGGGGCAACCACGCTACTCGCAGGGGCAGCCGTTGATCCCCAGTGCGGAAGCTGGTCGGGGCTACAGCGTCGATTCGAGCGCAAGCTTGCCGCCGGAGCGCAGTTTTTTCAGAGTCAGCTGATCTCAGACTTCAATCGCCTCAGCAAGTTTATGGATCAGGTAGCAGTGGGCTGTCATACGCCTGTGTTGGCGGGCATCTTTCTGCTCAAATCCGCCAAGAATGCCCAATTCATCAACCGCAATGTGCCAGGGGTACAAATTCCGCAGGACATTATCGATCGCCTGGAACGGGCTAGCGATCCCCTAAGAGAGGGAATGACGATTGCGGCAGAGCAGGTGCAGATGGCACGGCAGATTTGCCAGGGAGTTCACCTGATGGCAGTGCGGCGAGAGGATCTGATTCCTGAGATTCTGGACATGGCAGGCGTTGAGGCGATCGTCCGCTAG
- a CDS encoding cupin domain-containing protein produces the protein MKQTDLDRLPLEPVSHNPAIQKKVMLRFGDLPHLTNFSQARFAPGQVAPAHAHADMCEVFFVESGRGEIEVNQQIYPLAAGGCVAVEQGEVHEVRNTGSKELVLTYFGIRV, from the coding sequence ATGAAACAGACCGATCTCGATCGCCTTCCTCTGGAACCCGTTTCGCACAACCCGGCAATCCAAAAGAAAGTGATGCTGCGCTTTGGTGATCTGCCCCATTTGACCAACTTCTCCCAGGCACGGTTTGCCCCCGGTCAGGTTGCGCCCGCCCATGCCCATGCCGATATGTGCGAAGTATTTTTTGTGGAATCGGGTCGGGGTGAGATTGAAGTTAATCAGCAGATTTATCCCTTGGCGGCAGGCGGCTGTGTCGCAGTTGAGCAGGGTGAAGTCCACGAAGTTCGCAATACGGGCAGCAAGGAGCTAGTTCTCACATATTTTGGGATACGAGTTTGA
- a CDS encoding pentapeptide repeat-containing protein gives MQTRYFAIAAILTVLPAFGGNLSAHAADPSQVQQLLETGMCQGCDLSDADLRQAHLIGADLRDANLQGANLAEANLEGADLTGANLKDADLTEAFLTNASLNDSNLTNVNLTRATVYFADVSGALMRNMDLTDAAILGTGISIGSD, from the coding sequence ATGCAAACTCGATACTTTGCGATCGCTGCAATCTTGACCGTACTGCCCGCCTTTGGGGGCAATCTATCTGCCCATGCCGCTGACCCATCGCAGGTGCAGCAGCTTCTAGAGACGGGGATGTGTCAGGGATGCGACCTGTCGGATGCCGATTTGCGGCAGGCTCACCTGATTGGTGCCGACCTGCGAGATGCCAATCTTCAGGGTGCTAATCTGGCAGAGGCAAATTTAGAGGGTGCTGATCTCACGGGTGCAAATTTGAAAGACGCAGACCTGACTGAGGCATTTCTCACCAATGCCAGTCTGAATGACTCTAACCTGACTAACGTCAACCTAACGCGGGCAACCGTGTACTTTGCCGATGTGTCGGGCGCGCTGATGCGAAATATGGATCTCACCGATGCCGCTATTCTCGGTACGGGGATCAGTATCGGTAGTGATTAG
- a CDS encoding DUF6464 family protein, producing the protein MIITLIIFIVGLTPSLASIWILRRADAQAQERLRLAIESTSTRGLPRLGLSPDHHYVEGIGYMIGDLTCQFNARSSYMRCAVNPMGPCSECSHYQERELPDVDLSEFSIDR; encoded by the coding sequence GTGATTATCACACTCATTATCTTTATTGTGGGTTTAACACCGTCTCTAGCCTCTATTTGGATTTTGCGCCGTGCGGATGCTCAGGCACAGGAACGTCTGCGACTTGCGATCGAATCGACCTCAACCCGTGGACTGCCCCGTCTGGGACTCTCTCCCGATCATCATTACGTGGAGGGCATCGGCTATATGATTGGCGACCTGACCTGCCAGTTCAACGCCCGATCCAGCTATATGCGCTGTGCGGTGAATCCGATGGGTCCATGCAGCGAATGCTCCCATTACCAGGAGCGGGAACTGCCCGACGTGGATTTGTCGGAATTCTCGATCGATCGCTGA
- a CDS encoding Crp/Fnr family transcriptional regulator — MHDRFSSRDSRESLLIRSAPFFEGLPEEIVEKAVAHVVVRSHPANQVILLENDWGTSVYFILEGWVKIRTYNLDGKEVTLNVLGKGELFGEMAPLDEVPRSTDVITLVPTLIGNMPSQDFVDLIRTEPASGVKLAQLMARRLRQVNRRLRLRESDSMSRVADILLFLADGQGKPGEQGIEIPNLPHRELSSLSGLARETVTRVLSKLEKKGLIHRDRDILSIPDINALERMLI, encoded by the coding sequence ATGCACGATCGGTTCTCCTCCCGCGACTCCCGCGAATCGTTACTTATTCGTTCTGCCCCCTTCTTTGAAGGACTTCCTGAAGAGATCGTTGAAAAAGCAGTTGCCCATGTAGTGGTTCGGAGTCATCCTGCGAATCAGGTGATTCTGCTGGAAAACGACTGGGGCACCTCGGTCTATTTCATCCTGGAAGGCTGGGTCAAAATTCGCACCTACAATCTTGACGGCAAGGAAGTAACGCTGAACGTACTGGGCAAAGGAGAGCTGTTTGGCGAAATGGCTCCCCTGGACGAAGTGCCGCGATCGACGGACGTAATTACCCTGGTGCCCACCCTGATTGGCAATATGCCCTCTCAGGATTTTGTAGACCTAATTCGCACCGAACCCGCTTCGGGAGTTAAGCTAGCTCAGCTGATGGCAAGACGGCTGCGGCAGGTCAACCGACGGCTTAGACTGCGTGAATCCGATAGTATGTCTCGCGTCGCGGATATTTTGCTGTTCCTTGCCGATGGACAGGGTAAGCCCGGAGAGCAGGGCATTGAGATCCCTAATTTGCCCCACCGGGAACTGAGCAGCCTCAGCGGACTGGCACGGGAAACGGTGACGCGGGTGTTAAGCAAGCTGGAAAAGAAAGGGCTGATCCATCGCGATCGCGATATTCTCTCTATTCCCGATATTAATGCTCTGGAGCGGATGCTGATTTAG